In one Leishmania mexicana MHOM/GT/2001/U1103 complete genome, chromosome 19 genomic region, the following are encoded:
- a CDS encoding putative protein kinase, with translation MSSSGPLTDAHRRSESTISGLFSIPADVNPVMSGKTTKAPVVPIAASLFPANIAVMVDDDLAPGVADFGVTAEPSVLRLSSVECEVFENSITDMGDGGAPSLSMVSRRDMSLADIFRMRLEGCRARHTLFTATTSLRGSLASSLRSTSGSPMLPLTGRVRDHAGIIGETTSAAISAASQAPAWSSLNGLGRPVNRRSSMLSVRTNALDTSIAILQHMAHDTAARVEAVCNARSLAGSPSTATSACGSVALSSLQPTQPYPTDTHTSTRGYKVVGSGNTASVEGSFSDSDQHTPLLHTVHTRQLTRALDSPSPLNSLSESELRSGHLRGGGCSHLSAHASAARLAGGAVVAKAASDLEHSSPLSHLDRSPLAARRQSNGTADHRAPHRSVAAAATEVTRPSSQNQTTDVSFYNHDFQHIVPLEVKEALQRNMRPLYEDDEDDDDALLHDGLRAPTPPPLTSFPNVAHSMYEDTCNLDTPSNYACTRGTGSVDGAGAAIADALFSISPSTLHAPSRLFASPIAPALQTAASSVVAWQTGGTGGAKSIRPFDSGTAETLGAGLSISGTGVPFQTWKFPSLGKPNSASSLRKASLGENGNAETLPEGAVGGAAAVRQPAVPPSEHCSHPTRETLMPGSPQQQSSESPPLTRNGLQATSKHSTFNTATTPCSSVAAGALSGAGNVGPCAASLLSGVAGTHRKSSVAHGTLMHSHDGAGGHFVQAAVARGSPPSAAVSLSAAADSSNTRKLEMVYTLYERLLHARPPDNSFPAATPRSVHTLNSRSLTGELMPPLDILPSTPAALKTSQSGAAGAGFEVMSQGDCSPSMSYSGALSRSAGYYSFGKRISLSHPNRQPLPHQFLGSASNLHATPSPPRVAMLGTPAVADMTVTSSGKSSGATMAFSSTAQARRRTFDLSVLQRIDSRPLLQSTLFLQNNMHSIFEAHAQFTRKEKVYDAGRAEHRVAIGLSPSTATASVAVESVRQDTVPLEEQSAAVVPSPAGVADVETRECVTEANQRWMTGHTAIAEAASPVVLGSAAAAAAAASAARESNNTSSSSRGTQVPSMGSELPSPVSSSIGKRPNASSLSANCIQEAQEKQEEQLLKQAEMHVSPTAGAAAADVPVAHESNGISSHRYYRALTEAKCLVRHVHGVDGVEREVDNDSMDLVVYVGMHLMGWLEVVSLLGCGSFGQVFLCKDLRICDGHFVHPSEIEGEDYEYWNCSHAYLPFSSVDAVPTHRPLVAVKVVKSVPLLEQQSVLEAEMLVLIGAQTALPPANAAGEARESATSTLAAATGGHIGVNEPPPEDPRCASIAKVLADGICHGHHCIVMERYGANLYEYIAANDHRGLPMYQIRTIGAQLFSALSLVHEECHIIHADIKPENVLLTLDSGIGMLRVKDEPSPITAATAAATLPAGTASNSNASNTAVATKTPRSVPHRRASAEAMRRSPSSTSPNAEPPWHQQRTESSETSPASSSLPAERSHTVRVGPGAVARQRLGLKGERRNSSTLLDFSSSPMALATYKGHSFCHLRSSSASRATIVEQTDMPTPEPRRMHMLNQSAGFVTTAASGMSLQSLGGGSAGSYSRHMMQAPAASVEEGLAVPAAPVVSHLRVRLIDFSSSCYDGGPFYQYIQSRYYRAPEVIVGAPYNSAIDIWSTGCLLAELLLGMPLLPGCNDHHQLSLVEEMIEPLPDYLVENGDNADLFYTAAATEGEGITNAALPRAPAAAAPGASVSATLQPPRLFALRTRENYLTVTGSEPLPYRRYFTYQTLQELVRHCPLTLEERRMSNGLHPYVPANESSAIPLDATPSLSVRSDMMKQRFLLFDLLRRLLQTDSKLRPTAAQALKHPFFSSLPPYFNTFALD, from the coding sequence ATGTCAAGTAGCGGTCCCTTGACGGACGCGCACCGCAGGTCCGAGTCGACGATCAGCGGTCTTTTCTCGATCCCCGCCGATGTGAATCCCGTCATGAGCGGGAAAACAACAAAGGCTCCAGTAGTGCCCATCGCTGCCTCGCTGTTTCCGGCAAACATCGCAGTCATGGTCGACGATGACCTCGCGCCTGGCGTGGCTGACTTTGGCGTCACCGCAGAGCCATCTGTGCTTCGCTTGTCATCCGTTGAGTGCGAGGTTTTTGAGAATTCCATCACAGACATGGGCGATGGCGGGGCCCCATCTCTGTCAATGGTGAGCCGTCGCGACATGTCGCTTGCGGACATCTTCCGAATGCGGCTGGAAGGCTGCCGTGCGCGGCACACACTCTTCACCGCTACCACGTCACTACGCGGCAGCCTGgcctcgtcgctgcgctCTACCTCGGGGTCGCCCATGCTCCCGCTCACTGGCCGCGTGCGTGATCATGCCGGGATCATCGGCGAAACAACCTCGGCAGCCATATCGGCAGCCTCACAAGCGCCTGCGTGGTCGTCCCTTAATGGACTTGGTCGCCCAGTCAACCGCCGATCCAGCATGCTATCGGTGCGCACAAATGCACTGGACACGTCAATTGCCATTCTTCAGCACATGGCACACGACACGGCTGCTCGTGTCGAGGCTGTCTGCAATGCTCGATCTCTTGCCGGCTCCccgtccaccgccacctccgcctgtGGCTCCGTCGCGCTGTCCTCGTTGCAGCCGACCCAGCCCTATCCAACGGACACCCACACTAGCACCCGCGGTTACAAGGTGGTGGGAAGTGGTAACACAGCTTCGGTGGAGGGCAGCTTTAGCGACAGCGACCAGCACACGCCACTGCTGCACACAGTGCACACGCGACAGCTCACCCGCGCTTTggactctccctctccgctgAACTCGCTCTCTGAGTcggagctgcgcagcgggcacctgcgcggtggcggttGCTCACATTTGTCTGCTCATGCCTCGGCAGCACGCCTTGCCGGAGGCGCTGTCGTTGCCAAGGCGGCATCGGACTTAGAGCACAGCTCACCGCTGTCTCACCTGGACAGGTCTCCGTTGGCTGCAAGGCGGCAGTCAAATGGCACAGCGGATCATCGAGCGCCCCATCGGTcagtggcggccgccgccacagagGTCACACGGCCAAGCTCACAGAACCAGACGACCGACGTGAGCTTCTACAACCACGACTTCCAGCACATTGTCCCACTCGAAGTAAAGGAGGCGCTCCAGCGTAACATGCGCCCACTctacgaggacgacgaggatgacgacgacgcgctgcTTCACGACGGGCTCCgtgcgccgacgccaccgccgctgacaTCCTTCCCGAACGTGGCGCACAGCATGTACGAGGATACCTGCAATTTGGACACCCCGTCCAACTACGCGTGCACTCGTGGCACCGGCAGTGTTGAtggtgccggcgcggcgatCGCGGATGCCCTGTTCAGCATTTCTCCGAGTACCCTTCACGCACCTAGTCGACTCTTCGCGTCACCAATCgcaccggcgctgcagacAGCCGCATCCTCGGTGGTTGCCTGGCAAACAGGCGGCACTGGCGGGGCCAAGTCGATCCGCCCATTCGATAGTGGCACAGCGGAGACACTGGGGGCTGGCCTGAGCATCAGCGGTACAGGAGTGCCCTTCCAGACGTGGAAGTTTCCGAGTTTGGGCAAGCCGAACTCCGCGTCCTCGCTGCGTAAGGCGTCGCTCGGCGAGAACGGGAACGCGGAGACGTTGCCGGAGGGCGCGGTGGGAGGTGCGGCCGCGGTGCGTCAACCGGCTGTTCCACCATCCGAGCACTGCAGCCACCCCACTCGCGAGACCCTCATGCCGGGatcgccgcagcagcaatcCAGTGAGTCTCCTCCGCTCACCCGAAACGGACTCCAGGCCACCAGCAAGCACAGCACCTTCAACACGGCTACGACGCCGTGTTCTTCCGTGGCGGCCGGTGCCCTCTCTGGCGCTGGCAACGTTGGCCCGTGCGCAGCGTCCCTGCTGTCGGGTGTGGCCGGCACACATCGAAAGTCCTCAGTTGCGCACGGCACCCTGATGCACTCCCATGACGGCGCAGGTGGGCACTTTGTGCAGGCTGCTGTCGCTCGGGGCTCCCCACCGAGCGCGGCCGTTAGTttgagcgccgccgctgacagcagcaacacacgCAAGCTGGAGATGGTGTACACACTCTATGAGCGACTGCTGCACGCACGACCTCCCGACAACAGCTTCCCTGCGGCTACCCCGAGGAGTGTGCACACGCTGAACTCGCGAAGTCTGACGGGGGAGttgatgccgccgctggaCATCTTGCCGTCGACACCGGCTGCCCTGAAAACGTCGCAAtctggtgccgccggcgctggctTCGAGGTGATGAGTCAGGGCGACTGTTCCCCATCGATGTCCTACTCCGGCGCTCTGAGCCGCTCGGCGGGCTACTACAGCTTCGGTAAGCGGATCAGTCTCAGCCACCCGAAcaggcagccgctgccacacCAGTTCCTCGGCAGCGCATCAAACCTGCatgcgacgccgtcgccgccgcgcgtggCGATGCTCGGCACCCCCGCAGTGGCAGACATGACTGTGACTTCGAGCGGTaaaagcagcggcgccaccatGGCTTTCTCGTCCactgcgcaggcgcggcgaCGTACTTTCGACTTGtcagtgctgcagcgcatcgactcccgcccgctgctgcagtcgaCGTTATTTTTGCAGAACAACATGCACTCCATCTtcgaggcgcacgcgcagtTCACGCGGAAGGAGAAAGTGTACGATGCCGGCCGCGCGGAACACCGCGTCGCGATTGGTTTGTCACCGTCAACCGCGACTGCATCCGTGGCGGTCGAATCCGTGCGCCAGGACACCGTTCCGTTAGAGGAGCAGAGCGCGGCTGTtgtgccgtcgccggcgggTGTGGCCGATGTGGAGACGCGCGAGTGTGTGACAGAGGCGAATCAGAGGTGGATGACGGGCCACACCGCAATTGCCGAAGCGGCTTCGCCGGTGGTGCTcggctccgctgccgccgcggcagcagcagcgtccgcCGCGCGCGAGTCGAACAAtacgagcagcagcagtagagGCACCCAAGTCCCATCTATGGGCTCTGAGCTCCCGTCGCCCGTCTCGTCCTCAATAGGTAAGCGGCCCAACGCGTCGAGTCTGTCCGCCAACTGCATCCAAGAAGCGCAGGAGaagcaggaggagcagctcCTCAAGCAGGCCGAGATGCACGTGAGTCccaccgccggtgcagccgccgccgacgtgcCTGTGGCACATGAGAGCAACGGAATCTCATCACATCGGTACTACCGAGCCCTCACGGAGGCAAAATGCCTCGTACGTCACGTTCACGGCGTCGATGGGGTGGAGCGGGAGGTGGACAACGACTCGATGGACTTGGTCGTGTACGTTGGCATGCACCTGATGGGTTGGTTGGAGGTGGTGAGTCTGCTGGGCTGCGGGAGCTTTGGCCAAGTATTCCTTTGCAAGGACTTGCGCATCTGCGACGGCCACTTTGTCCATCCAAGCGAGATCGAGGGCGAGGACTACGAGTATTGGAACTGCTCCCACGCCTACCTCCCCttcagcagcgtcgacgccGTGCCGACGCATCGTCCCCTTGTCGCCGTCAAGGTGGTGAAAagtgtgccgctgctggagcagcagtcggttctggaggcggagatgctcGTGTTGATCGGCGCGCAGACCGCGCTACCACCAGCGAACGCAGCGGGGGAAGCTCGTGAATCGGCCACCTCGACACTGGCAGCCGCAACAGGTGGTCACATTGGTGTCAATGAGCCACCGCCAGAGGATCCACGCTGCGCCAGCATTGCAAAGGTGCTCGCCGACGGCATCTGCCACGGCCATCACTGCATTGTGATGGAGAGGTACGGCGCAAACCTCTACGAGTACATCGCCGCGAATGACCACCGTGGGCTTCCCATGTACCAAATCCGCACTATCGGCGCACAGCTCTtctccgctctctcgctAGTGCACGAGGAGTGCCACATCATCCACGCTGACATCAAGCCAGAGAATGTGCTGCTGACGCTCGACTCGGGCATAGGCATGCTGCGGGTGAAGGATGAGCCGTCGCCCATAaccgctgccactgcagctgcgacgctCCCCGCTGGGACCGcgagcaacagcaacgccaGTAACACCGCAGTAGCGACCAAGACCCCGCGTAGCGTCCCGCACCGGAGGGCGTCTGCTGAGGCTATGCGTCGCTCTCCGAGCAGTACGTCGCCAAATGCCGAACCGCCgtggcaccagcagcgcaccgAGTCTTCGGAGACGTCGCCCGCATCGTCCTCGCTGCCGGCAGAGCGCTCGCACACCGTGCGAGTCGGCCCTGGCGCTgttgcgcggcagcggctcggcCTCAAGGGGGAGCGACGAAACTCGAGCACCCTCCTGgacttctcctcctcgccgatGGCGCTCGCGACGTACAAGGGTCACAGTTTTTGTCACCTCCGCTCGAGCTCGGCCAGCCGCGCCACCATCGTGGAGCAAACGGACATGCCGACCCCCGAGCCGCGCCGCATGCACATGCTGAACCAGTCGGCCGGTTTTGTCACCACTGCCGCGAGCGGCATGTCGTTGCAAAGCCTTGGCGGTGGTAGTGCCGGCAGCTACAGTCGTCACATGATGCAAGCACCTGCTGCGTccgtggaggaggggctggcggtgccagcagcaccggttGTCTCGCACCTGCGCGTTCGGCTCATTGATTTCAGTTCCAGCTGCTACGACGGCGGCCCATTTTACCAATACATCCAGTCCCGCTACTATCGCGCACCGGAGGTGATTGTGGGGGCGCCGTACAACTCTGCAATCGACATCTGGTCGACTGGCTGCTTGCttgcggagctgctgctgggcatGCCGCTGCTCCCCGGCTGCAACGATCACCATCAGCTCTCGCTCGTGGAGGAGATGATTGAGCCGCTGCCCGACTACCTGGTAGAGAATGGCGACAACGCCGACTTGTTTtacaccgcagcagcgacggaggGCGAGGGCATTACCAATGCCGCGCTGCCTCGTGcgccagcggctgcagcgcccgGCGCATCTGTGtcagcgacgctgcagccgcctcgaTTGTTTGCTttgcgcacgcgcgagaACTACCTGACGGTCACCGGCagcgagccgctgccgtacCGCCGCTACTTCACGTACCAGACCCTGCAGGAGCTGGTGCGGCACTGCCCTCTGACGCTTGAGGAGCGGCGCATGAGCAACGGGCTACATCCGTACGTGCCAGCGAACGAGTCCTCTGCGATCCCCCTCGAtgcgacgccgtcgctgtcggtgCGATCTGACATGATGAAGCAGCGCTTCTTGCTCTTCGATTTGCTGCGACGTCTCCTTCAGACTGACTCGAAGCtgcgccccaccgccgcgcaggcACTCAAGCACCCGTTCTTCAGCTCGCTTCCACCGTATTTCAACACCTTTGCGCTTGACTGA